The proteins below are encoded in one region of Aequorivita iocasae:
- the rplX gene encoding 50S ribosomal protein L24, with protein sequence MAKLKIKSGDTVVVTAGEHKGSEGKVMKVFLDKNKAIVEGVNMVSKHEKPSAKNPQGGIAKKEAPIHISNLSLVDPKSGKATRVGYKMENGKKVRFSKQSNQAI encoded by the coding sequence ATGGCAAAGCTTAAAATAAAATCAGGCGATACAGTAGTAGTTACTGCCGGTGAGCACAAAGGCTCAGAAGGTAAGGTAATGAAAGTATTCCTTGACAAAAACAAAGCAATCGTAGAAGGAGTAAATATGGTTTCAAAACATGAGAAGCCAAGTGCGAAAAACCCACAAGGTGGCATCGCAAAAAAAGAAGCTCCTATCCATATCTCAAACCTATCATTGGTGGATCCAAAATCTGGAAAAGCTACACGTGTAGGGTACAAAATGGAGAATGGCAAAAAAGTACGATTTTCAAAACAATCGAATCAAGCAATATAG
- the rplE gene encoding 50S ribosomal protein L5, whose amino-acid sequence MAYSPRLKEEYKSRVVNALTDEFGYKNVMQVPKLERIVVSRGVGAAVADKKLIDYSVDEFTKITGQKAVATMSKKDVANFKLRKGMPIGVKVTLRGERMYEFLDRLITSALPRVRDFNGIKATGFDGRGNYSLGITEQIIFPEIDIDKVKKIEGMNVTFITSANTDKEAKSLLQELGLPFKKN is encoded by the coding sequence ATGGCATATTCACCAAGACTTAAAGAAGAGTACAAAAGCAGAGTGGTCAATGCACTCACTGACGAATTTGGTTACAAAAACGTCATGCAGGTACCAAAATTGGAGCGTATTGTTGTTTCCCGCGGAGTGGGTGCAGCAGTTGCTGACAAAAAACTTATTGACTATTCGGTTGATGAGTTTACAAAGATAACCGGGCAAAAAGCAGTAGCAACCATGTCCAAGAAAGACGTTGCAAACTTCAAACTTCGTAAAGGCATGCCAATTGGTGTGAAGGTTACGTTGCGCGGAGAGCGTATGTACGAATTTTTGGATAGATTGATTACCTCTGCATTGCCACGGGTACGTGACTTTAACGGAATTAAGGCAACTGGTTTTGACGGAAGAGGAAACTACTCTCTTGGAATTACCGAACAGATTATCTTCCCAGAAATCGATATCGATAAAGTGAAGAAAATTGAAGGAATGAATGTAACGTTCATCACCAGCGCAAATACCGATAAAGAAGCGAAATCATTATTACAAGAATTGGGATTACCCTTTAAAAAGAACTAA
- the rpsN gene encoding 30S ribosomal protein S14, translated as MAKESMKAREVKRQKTVLKYAAKRKALKEAGDWEGLQKLPKNASPVRLHNRCKLTGRPRGYMRTFGISRVIFREMANSGLIPGVRKASW; from the coding sequence ATGGCTAAAGAATCAATGAAGGCCCGCGAGGTTAAGAGACAAAAAACGGTATTGAAATACGCTGCCAAACGCAAAGCTTTAAAAGAAGCTGGCGATTGGGAAGGCTTACAGAAACTACCTAAAAATGCCTCACCCGTACGTTTGCACAATCGCTGTAAGCTTACCGGAAGACCAAGAGGGTATATGAGAACTTTTGGAATTTCACGCGTAATTTTCCGTGAAATGGCAAATTCAGGGTTAATTCCGGGAGTGCGCAAAGCATCCTGGTAA
- the rpsH gene encoding 30S ribosomal protein S8 encodes MNTDPISDYLTRVRNAAKAGHRVVEIPASNLKKEITKILFDQGYILSYKFDDESTAQGIIKIALKYDKLTKESVIRKIQRISKPGLRKYASSTELPRILNGLGIAIVSTSSGVMTGKQAKAQNVGGEVLCYVY; translated from the coding sequence ATGAATACAGATCCAATTTCAGATTATCTAACGCGAGTTAGAAATGCTGCTAAAGCCGGACATCGCGTTGTAGAGATTCCAGCATCAAACCTTAAAAAGGAGATTACAAAAATCCTTTTTGATCAAGGATATATTCTAAGCTACAAATTTGATGACGAAAGCACCGCACAAGGTATCATCAAAATTGCGTTGAAATACGACAAGCTTACAAAAGAATCAGTGATCAGGAAAATTCAAAGAATAAGTAAACCAGGTTTACGTAAATACGCAAGTTCAACAGAACTTCCTCGTATTTTGAACGGATTGGGTATTGCAATTGTTTCTACTTCTTCGGGAGTAATGACAGGCAAGCAAGCCAAAGCTCAAAATGTAGGGGGTGAAGTATTGTGTTACGTTTACTAA
- the rplF gene encoding 50S ribosomal protein L6, whose product MSRIGKNPVAIPQGVTVDVKDNVITVKGKLGELTQEYADVTIKVEDGNVLVERPSESKDHVAKHGLYRALINNMIVGVSKGWTKELELVGVGYRASSQGQKLDLALGFSHNIILDIAPEVKVETVSDKGKNPIVKLTSHDKQLVGQVAAKIRGFRKPEPYKGKGIKFVGEQLRRKAGKSA is encoded by the coding sequence ATGTCAAGAATAGGTAAAAACCCGGTAGCAATCCCACAAGGAGTTACAGTTGATGTAAAAGACAACGTAATTACCGTAAAAGGAAAATTAGGAGAGTTAACTCAGGAATATGCTGATGTAACTATAAAAGTTGAAGACGGAAACGTATTGGTAGAACGCCCTTCCGAATCTAAGGATCACGTTGCAAAGCATGGTCTTTATAGAGCTTTAATCAATAATATGATTGTAGGCGTAAGCAAAGGATGGACCAAGGAATTGGAGCTTGTAGGTGTAGGTTACCGCGCCAGCAGCCAAGGACAAAAATTAGATTTGGCATTAGGATTTTCACACAATATTATTTTGGACATCGCGCCAGAAGTAAAAGTGGAAACCGTATCTGATAAAGGTAAAAACCCAATCGTAAAATTAACGTCTCACGACAAACAATTGGTTGGACAAGTAGCGGCTAAAATACGCGGCTTCCGTAAGCCAGAACCTTACAAAGGAAAAGGTATCAAGTTTGTAGGTGAACAATTAAGAAGAAAAGCAGGTAAATCTGCATAA
- the rplR gene encoding 50S ribosomal protein L18, with translation MALSKYERRERLRMRIRKTVEGTESRPRLAVFRSNKEIYAQIIDDVNGKTITAASSRDKDIDASKVNKVEAAKLVGKAIAEKAVKAGVETIAFDRGGYLYHGRVKSLAEGAREGGLKF, from the coding sequence ATGGCATTATCAAAGTACGAAAGAAGAGAGCGCTTGCGCATGCGAATCAGAAAAACGGTTGAGGGGACCGAAAGTCGCCCACGTTTGGCTGTTTTCCGCAGCAACAAGGAAATATACGCTCAAATTATTGACGATGTAAATGGAAAGACCATTACCGCTGCATCTTCAAGAGATAAAGATATTGACGCTTCAAAAGTAAACAAGGTTGAAGCTGCAAAATTGGTAGGAAAAGCAATCGCAGAAAAAGCTGTTAAAGCAGGTGTTGAAACCATCGCTTTTGACAGAGGCGGTTACCTATACCACGGAAGAGTAAAATCATTAGCTGAAGGTGCACGCGAAGGTGGCCTTAAATTCTAA
- the rpsE gene encoding 30S ribosomal protein S5, with amino-acid sequence MYQDYKNVELVKPGGLELKDRLVGVQRVTKVTKGGRAFGFSAIVVVGDEKGVVGHGLGKSKDVASAIAKAIEDAKKNLVRIPLNKVTLPHEQKGKYGGARVNLLPAAPGTGVIAGGAVRAVLEAVGVHDVLSKSQGSSNPHNVVKATFDALLQMRSAQTVADQRGISLEKVFKG; translated from the coding sequence ATGTATCAAGATTATAAAAACGTAGAATTAGTAAAACCAGGAGGTCTTGAATTGAAAGACCGTTTGGTAGGTGTACAACGTGTAACCAAGGTGACCAAAGGTGGTCGTGCCTTCGGATTTTCAGCTATTGTAGTTGTTGGTGACGAAAAAGGAGTGGTGGGCCACGGTCTTGGAAAATCCAAGGATGTAGCTAGCGCGATAGCAAAAGCTATTGAGGATGCCAAGAAAAACTTGGTTCGCATTCCACTTAACAAAGTGACACTTCCGCACGAACAAAAAGGAAAATACGGCGGAGCCCGCGTTAACCTTCTTCCAGCTGCGCCTGGTACCGGAGTAATTGCCGGTGGTGCCGTACGTGCCGTATTGGAAGCAGTAGGGGTTCACGATGTATTGTCAAAATCACAAGGATCTTCTAACCCACACAACGTGGTAAAGGCAACTTTTGACGCTCTTTTGCAAATGCGAAGTGCGCAAACTGTAGCTGACCAAAGAGGAATTTCACTTGAAAAAGTATTCAAAGGATAA
- the rpmD gene encoding 50S ribosomal protein L30, giving the protein MAKIKVTKVKSVIKRPKNQKRIMESLGLHKMNQTVEHEDTPNILGMINKVNHLVSVETK; this is encoded by the coding sequence ATGGCAAAAATTAAAGTAACAAAGGTAAAGAGCGTTATAAAGCGCCCAAAAAACCAAAAGAGAATCATGGAATCGTTAGGGCTTCACAAGATGAACCAAACGGTTGAGCATGAAGATACGCCAAACATTCTTGGTATGATCAATAAAGTTAATCACTTGGTTTCTGTTGAAACCAAATAA
- the rplO gene encoding 50S ribosomal protein L15, translating to MDLSNLQPAAGSAKNKGKRVGRGQGSGKGGTATRGHKGAKSRSGYSKKIGFEGGQMPLQRRVPKFGFTNINRKEYKGINIDTLQQLVDDKKINDAVDFETLVGLGLAGKNEMVKILGRGEIKAKLKVSAHKFTASAKEAIEAAGGEVVTL from the coding sequence ATGGATTTAAGTAACTTACAACCCGCCGCAGGATCGGCGAAAAACAAAGGCAAGCGAGTAGGTCGCGGACAAGGTTCCGGTAAAGGTGGTACTGCCACCCGCGGACACAAAGGAGCAAAATCACGTTCAGGTTATTCCAAGAAAATTGGATTTGAAGGTGGACAGATGCCCCTACAACGTCGTGTTCCTAAGTTTGGTTTTACAAACATCAACCGTAAAGAATATAAGGGAATCAATATAGATACTCTTCAGCAGCTGGTTGACGACAAGAAAATAAATGATGCCGTTGACTTTGAAACCTTAGTTGGTTTGGGTCTTGCCGGAAAGAACGAAATGGTTAAGATTTTAGGAAGAGGAGAGATTAAGGCAAAACTAAAAGTATCTGCGCACAAGTTTACTGCCTCGGCAAAAGAAGCTATTGAAGCTGCCGGAGGTGAAGTAGTAACATTGTAA
- the secY gene encoding preprotein translocase subunit SecY: protein MKFIETLKNVWKIEELRNRILLTLGMLLVYRFGAQVVLPGIDADMLAQFAGKFDSGGIGGLLNAFTGGAFANASVFALGIMPYISASIVVQLMQIAVPYLQKLQKEGESGRKKINQITRWLTIGICLVQAPSYLAGLPAMGVPAEAFVMGQSVMFYVSSVIILVTGTIFAMWLGEKITDKGIGNGISILIMVGIIARLPQSFAQEFVSRVMESNGGLIMILIELVIWFVIILLSIMLVMAVRKIPVQYARRTASGSYEKNIFGARQFIPLKLNASGVMPIIFAQAIMFVPSAVASLSESDFSQSIQATFSDIFGFWYNLVFAVLIIIFTYFYTAITVPTNKMADDLKRSGGFIPGIKPGSQTAEYLDRIMSQITLPGSIFLALIAIFPAFVVKLMGIQQGWALFYGGTSLLIMVGVAIDTMQQVNSYLLNRHYDGLMKSGKNRKAVA, encoded by the coding sequence ATGAAATTTATCGAAACCTTAAAAAATGTTTGGAAAATAGAAGAGTTGCGTAACCGCATCCTACTTACCTTGGGAATGCTCTTAGTGTACCGTTTTGGGGCGCAAGTAGTATTACCGGGTATCGATGCAGATATGCTTGCTCAATTTGCAGGTAAGTTTGATTCAGGCGGTATTGGCGGATTGCTAAACGCATTTACAGGAGGGGCTTTTGCCAATGCTTCTGTTTTTGCTTTAGGTATTATGCCATATATTTCTGCTTCTATTGTTGTACAGTTGATGCAAATTGCTGTGCCATACCTTCAAAAATTACAGAAAGAAGGAGAGAGTGGTCGTAAAAAGATCAATCAGATTACACGCTGGTTAACCATCGGTATCTGTTTGGTTCAGGCACCAAGCTACCTTGCGGGTCTTCCGGCAATGGGAGTTCCTGCTGAAGCTTTCGTAATGGGCCAGAGTGTAATGTTCTACGTTTCCTCGGTAATAATTTTGGTTACTGGAACAATTTTTGCAATGTGGCTGGGTGAAAAGATTACTGATAAAGGTATAGGTAATGGTATCTCCATACTTATTATGGTTGGAATCATTGCTCGTTTGCCTCAATCATTTGCGCAGGAATTTGTTTCAAGAGTTATGGAGTCAAACGGTGGTTTGATTATGATTCTTATTGAATTGGTTATCTGGTTCGTGATTATCCTGCTTTCCATTATGCTGGTAATGGCGGTTCGAAAGATACCTGTTCAATACGCACGAAGAACAGCAAGTGGCAGTTACGAAAAGAATATTTTCGGCGCCCGTCAGTTCATTCCTTTAAAGTTGAATGCATCTGGGGTAATGCCAATCATCTTTGCCCAGGCAATTATGTTTGTGCCTTCTGCGGTAGCTAGTCTTTCTGAAAGTGATTTTTCGCAAAGTATCCAAGCAACGTTCAGTGATATCTTTGGATTTTGGTACAACTTGGTATTCGCAGTATTGATTATTATATTCACATATTTCTATACTGCAATCACTGTTCCGACCAATAAAATGGCAGACGACCTTAAAAGAAGCGGTGGGTTTATTCCGGGTATCAAACCAGGTTCACAAACCGCTGAATATTTAGATCGAATTATGTCTCAAATAACCCTTCCAGGTTCTATCTTTTTGGCCTTGATCGCTATTTTTCCCGCGTTCGTTGTTAAATTGATGGGTATCCAGCAAGGATGGGCATTATTTTACGGTGGTACTTCCCTCTTAATTATGGTGGGTGTAGCTATCGACACAATGCAACAAGTAAACTCGTACTTATTGAACCGTCATTATGATGGCTTGATGAAAAGCGGCAAAAATAGAAAAGCAGTAGCATAA
- the infA gene encoding translation initiation factor IF-1, with amino-acid sequence MAKQSAIEQDGSIVEALSNAMFRVELENGHIVTAHISGKMRMHYIKLLPGDKVKLEMSPYDLTKARITYRY; translated from the coding sequence ATGGCAAAACAAAGCGCAATAGAACAAGATGGAAGTATAGTGGAAGCACTATCAAACGCAATGTTCCGTGTGGAACTGGAAAACGGTCACATTGTAACCGCACACATTTCTGGTAAAATGCGAATGCACTATATAAAACTTTTGCCAGGCGATAAGGTGAAACTTGAAATGAGCCCATACGACTTAACTAAAGCAAGAATAACATACAGATATTAA
- the ykgO gene encoding type B 50S ribosomal protein L36 translates to MKVRASVKKRSADCKIVRRKGRLYVINKKNPKFKQRQG, encoded by the coding sequence ATGAAAGTAAGAGCATCCGTAAAGAAAAGAAGTGCCGACTGCAAGATTGTTCGCAGAAAGGGCAGATTATATGTAATTAACAAAAAGAACCCAAAGTTCAAACAAAGACAAGGATAA
- the rpsM gene encoding 30S ribosomal protein S13, with protein MARIAGVDIPKHKRGVIALTYIFGIGKSRAQDILNKAGVDEDKKVSEWNDDEIGAIRDAVGSFKIEGELRSEVQLSIKRLMDIGCYRGIRHRSGLPLRGQRTKNNSRTRKGKRKTVANKKKATK; from the coding sequence ATGGCAAGAATCGCAGGTGTAGATATCCCGAAGCACAAAAGGGGTGTAATCGCGTTAACGTATATCTTCGGAATCGGTAAGAGCCGTGCCCAAGATATTCTGAACAAAGCCGGAGTTGACGAAGACAAAAAAGTAAGTGAATGGAACGATGATGAAATCGGAGCTATTCGTGACGCTGTAGGGTCTTTCAAAATCGAAGGTGAATTACGTAGTGAAGTTCAATTAAGCATCAAACGCTTAATGGATATTGGTTGTTACAGAGGTATTCGTCACAGATCGGGTCTTCCACTAAGAGGACAACGTACTAAGAATAACTCTCGTACCAGAAAAGGAAAACGTAAAACTGTTGCTAACAAGAAAAAAGCAACTAAATAA
- the rpsK gene encoding 30S ribosomal protein S11: MAKTSQKTTKTVKKRKVNVESVGEAHITASFNNIIVSLTNKNGDVISWSSAGKMGFRGSKKNTPYAAQLASEDCAKVAHDAGLRKVKVYVKGPGNGRESAIRSIHNAGIEVTEIIDVTPMPHNGCRPPKRRRV, encoded by the coding sequence ATGGCAAAGACAAGTCAAAAAACTACAAAAACAGTTAAAAAACGCAAGGTTAATGTTGAATCTGTTGGTGAAGCACACATTACTGCTTCCTTTAACAACATTATCGTCTCGTTAACAAATAAGAACGGAGATGTTATCTCTTGGTCCTCAGCCGGTAAAATGGGCTTCCGTGGATCTAAGAAAAACACTCCTTATGCGGCTCAATTGGCATCAGAAGATTGTGCAAAAGTTGCACATGATGCTGGTTTGCGTAAAGTAAAAGTTTACGTAAAAGGGCCAGGAAACGGTAGAGAGTCTGCAATACGTTCCATCCACAACGCAGGAATTGAAGTAACCGAAATTATCGACGTTACCCCAATGCCGCACAACGGATGCCGTCCTCCAAAAAGAAGAAGAGTTTAA
- the rpsD gene encoding 30S ribosomal protein S4, translated as MARYTGPKTKIARKFGEAIFGDDKSFEKRNYPPGQHGNARRRGKKSEYAIQLMEKQKAKYTYGILERQFRNMFKKATAAPGITGQVLLQLCESRLDNVVYRMGISPSRAGARQLVSHRHITVNGEKVNIPSYQLKPGDVVAVREKSKSLSAINDSLANASHVYEWITWNNDKKEGTFVSVPERIQIPENINEQFIVELYSK; from the coding sequence ATGGCAAGATATACTGGTCCAAAAACTAAAATCGCCCGTAAGTTCGGGGAAGCTATCTTCGGAGACGATAAGTCTTTCGAAAAAAGAAACTACCCTCCTGGGCAACACGGTAATGCACGTCGTCGTGGTAAAAAATCTGAATATGCAATCCAGTTGATGGAGAAGCAAAAAGCGAAATATACCTACGGTATCTTGGAGCGTCAGTTCAGAAATATGTTCAAAAAAGCAACTGCTGCACCTGGAATTACAGGTCAGGTTTTGCTTCAATTGTGTGAGTCACGTCTAGATAACGTGGTTTACAGAATGGGGATTTCCCCAAGTCGTGCGGGTGCTAGACAATTGGTATCGCACCGCCACATCACCGTTAACGGTGAAAAAGTAAACATTCCATCATACCAATTAAAACCTGGCGATGTAGTAGCAGTTAGAGAAAAATCAAAATCTCTTAGTGCAATCAACGATTCGTTGGCAAATGCAAGTCATGTTTACGAATGGATTACTTGGAATAACGATAAGAAGGAAGGAACTTTTGTTTCCGTTCCTGAGCGTATCCAAATCCCAGAAAACATCAACGAGCAGTTTATCGTCGAATTATATTCTAAATAA
- a CDS encoding DNA-directed RNA polymerase subunit alpha, producing MAVFSFQKPDKVIMVNSTDFEGKFEFRPLEPGYGLTVGNALRRVLLSSLEGFAITSVRIEGVDHEFSTIAGVVEDVTEIILNLKQVRFKRQIDEIDNETVTISVSGNEQLKAGDFQKFISGFQVLNPELVLCNMDKKVNLNFEITIEKGRGYVPAEENKKANAPLGTIFTDSIYTPIKNVKYSIENFRVEQKTDYEKLVFEIVTDGSIHPKDALTEAAKTLIHHFMLFSDERITLEADEIAQTETYDEESLHMRQLLKTKLVDMDLSVRALNCLKAAEVDTLGDLVSYNKNDLMKFRNFGKKSLTELEELVNVKGLNFGMDLAKYKLDKD from the coding sequence ATGGCAGTATTTAGTTTTCAGAAGCCTGATAAAGTTATAATGGTAAATTCTACCGATTTCGAAGGGAAATTTGAATTTCGTCCTTTGGAACCGGGTTACGGACTTACCGTTGGTAACGCATTAAGACGCGTATTACTTTCCTCATTGGAAGGATTCGCCATTACTTCGGTTCGTATCGAAGGCGTGGATCACGAATTTTCAACCATTGCAGGAGTCGTTGAAGATGTTACCGAAATTATTTTGAACCTTAAACAAGTTCGTTTCAAAAGACAGATTGACGAAATAGATAACGAAACCGTTACTATTTCAGTATCTGGAAACGAGCAGTTGAAAGCGGGTGATTTCCAAAAATTCATTTCAGGATTCCAAGTATTGAACCCAGAATTGGTTCTTTGCAATATGGACAAAAAAGTGAATCTTAATTTCGAAATCACTATCGAAAAAGGTCGCGGCTATGTTCCTGCTGAAGAGAACAAAAAAGCAAACGCTCCTTTGGGAACCATCTTTACGGATTCTATCTACACTCCAATAAAAAACGTGAAGTACAGCATTGAAAACTTCCGTGTAGAGCAAAAGACTGATTACGAAAAATTGGTTTTTGAAATCGTTACAGACGGATCAATCCACCCAAAAGATGCTTTGACCGAAGCTGCAAAAACCCTGATCCATCACTTTATGCTGTTCAGCGATGAGCGCATTACCTTGGAGGCAGATGAAATTGCACAAACTGAAACTTATGATGAAGAATCTCTTCACATGCGCCAGTTGCTTAAAACAAAATTAGTAGATATGGATCTTTCGGTTCGTGCGCTAAACTGTTTGAAAGCTGCTGAAGTTGATACCTTGGGCGACCTAGTATCTTATAACAAAAATGACTTGATGAAGTTCCGTAACTTCGGTAAAAAATCGCTTACT